CTATCAGTTCGTCGAGGATTCTGCCGTCGCGTCATGGATCGGGCGCATTGTACGCTGGGTCAGGAGGGGGAATGGACGGGCCGCAGCGGATCGATGAGGGGCTGGAGCTTCTCTATCTCCTGAGAGAGCGCGGGATGCTCGAGACGGCGAGCTTCCTGCGGGAATGCGCGGAGTCCGATCCGCAGGGGCTGCTGCGCGATCTCATCCGGGCCCGGTTCGTCGCGGAGGACGAGGACGGGCGTCTCGTGATCACCGCGAGCGGGCTCGCCCGGGCGGAGGCGATCGTCCGGCGCCACCGCCTCGCCGAGGTCCTCTTGCAGACCGTCCTCCGGGTGGGGGAGAAGGAGACGGAGCAGACCGCCTGCGTCTTCGAGCACATCCTGAGCGAGGAGGCTTGTGACCGCGTCTGCGCGTTTCTGGGGCACCCGACCCACTGCCCGCACGCCCTTCCGATTCCTCCCGGGCGCTGCTGCGCACTCACCGCCCCGCGCGAAGACCAGGTCTCGCCGCTCACCGACATGGAGGTCGGCGATCTCTGCGAGATCGTCCACATCCGCCCCAGCCACCACGCGCGGCTCGACCGGCTGGGAGCCTACGGCCTCATCCCGCGCGCCTTGATCCGACTGCACCAGAAGCGTCCGACTTTCGTGGTCCAGATCGACGAGACCGACCTGGCCCTCGACGCCGACGTGGCCCGCGACATCTATGTCCGGAGGAAGGGTTGACCCCCTCGCGCTCCGGAGCGCGCGCGGGCGAGCCGGACGGCATCGCGGACGCGGGCCGAAGGAGCGGCGTCGGGAGGGGGGGATCGGCTGCCGGCGGCGCGCCGAAGTCGAGTCGGACGCTTGCGGAGATCGCCGTCCTCGTCGCGGCCGCCGCGGCGATCCGCTTCCTGGGAATCGGCGAGGAGCCGCTCTGGCTGGATGAGGCGAACAGCGTCCTCATCGCGTGGAAGGACCTGCCGGGCATCGTCGATGCCCTATCGCGGGACGGGAATCCGCCAGTCTTCTACTTCCTGCTCCACTTCTGGTCGAGGATCTTCGGATCGTCGGAGGCGGCCGTCCGCGCGCTGCCGGCCCTCCTTGGCGTCCTGGGAGTCGCTGGCGTCTATTGGGCAGGACGGATCTTCTTCCCCGCCAGGAAGCGCCTGCCCATCATCGCCGGCGCGATCGCGGCGCTCGGCCCTCTGCACATCTATTACTCCCAGGAGTGCAGAATGTACACCCTCTCGCCGCTCCTGGGCCTCTTCGCCCTGGCGTCGCTCCATCTCTTCCTCGAAACGGCGAGGCTCCGCCATCTGATCCTCCACGCCGCGTTCCTGGCGATCGGCCTCTACACGCACAACTACTTCCTCTTCCTCCTTCCGGCGGGCCCCGCAATCGCCTGGTGCGCGTCGGGCATGATCGAGAGGAGAAAAGCCTTCGCCCTCGCAGGAGCCGCGGCGCTCGCCGCTCTCGTTCTCTATCTGCCGTGGATGCCGATTCTCCTGCAGCAGAGCCGATCGGGGGTGGACGCATGGATCCCGAGGCTCTGGAGGGGCACGCCTCCGTGGGCGGCCTTCTTCCGATCGATCGAGGCTGTCGGCGTCGGCGGCGCCTTCCCCCCTTACCTGAAGCAGCTCACCCTGATGTCCGGCGTCCTCCCCGCGGAGGTCAGGTGGCCGATGCGGGTTGTCGGAGGATTGCTCGCCGTGGGGCTTCCGATCCTGGGCGTCGCGGCGGCGCTCCGGGCCGGACAGGAGCGGCGGAGCGCGGTCCGGCTCGCGATCTTCTTCCTCCTGCCGCTCGCCCTGCCGATCGCGGCCTCGTTTCTCCTGAAGCCGATCTACCTCGTCGGCCGCTACGAAATGGTGGCCTTCAGCGCCTTCGCCCTTCTCGCCGCGCGGGGGCTCGATGAGCTCGCCGCATCGAGAGACGCGGGACGCAGACCGACTGCGATCGCTTGCGCCATCGCCTGGCTCGCGGGCGCGGTCGTCTGCCAGGCGGCGGGCCGCGCCGCGGAAGTCCCGCACGGCGACTACCGGATCGCGGAGTGGTTGCGCTCGCGCTCGAGGTCGGAGGATGTCGCGATCCTACCCGGCTACACGCGCACGGTTCCGGAGCTCTACTCGAGGATCTGGAGAACGCCGGGGACGCGCCTCTCGTTTCCCGAGACGGTCGAGCGCCACCTCGGCTGGTATGACGAGGCGGCCGCCCTCGCGCGCCCGACGGAGGTCCGCGCGGAGGCCGCGGCCCTGGCCCATCGCCTCCGGCGAACTCTGGACCCGAGCGCGCGGGTCATCGTCTTCGCCTCGAACCTGACCGCGCCCGAGATCAATGGCTGGCTCCTCCAGGCGCTGGCCGAGACGCTGGGGAAGCCCCAGATGCACGAGGGGAAGTCGCTCACGATCGTGGTCTTCGGCCCGCCGCTCTGAGAGGACTGAGTCCAGGCCCCCGGGGCCCGGCTGAACGCCCCCGCGAGCAGACCTTGCGTCCCTCACCTCCCCCGACTCCCTCAGAACGAACCTCAGAACGAAATGGTGGCGCCGGGGCTCGCTACTGGGCTACTCTTCCCTCGCGCGTCCGGGGTGGGGATGCGAGGGAGGGAAGCGGTTGACCTGGATGC
This region of Candidatus Eisenbacteria bacterium genomic DNA includes:
- a CDS encoding metal-dependent transcriptional regulator — encoded protein: MDGPQRIDEGLELLYLLRERGMLETASFLRECAESDPQGLLRDLIRARFVAEDEDGRLVITASGLARAEAIVRRHRLAEVLLQTVLRVGEKETEQTACVFEHILSEEACDRVCAFLGHPTHCPHALPIPPGRCCALTAPREDQVSPLTDMEVGDLCEIVHIRPSHHARLDRLGAYGLIPRALIRLHQKRPTFVVQIDETDLALDADVARDIYVRRKG